One Nostoc punctiforme PCC 73102 DNA window includes the following coding sequences:
- a CDS encoding transglycosylase domain-containing protein has translation MKILPSRVKVNQATGGKPLYRRLWFWAGLGIGGGIVASIYGISLIDRTLPDQAELNAVLREQTLTIKAADGTILQQQGEATREQLKLEQIPDNLKKAFIASEDRRFRQHNGFDPQGIVRAGLNNLRSQGVVEGGSTITQQLTRILFLKQEQTIWRKLKEVRLAQKMEHELTKDQILERYLNLVYLGGGAYGVADAAWVYFSKSPDQLTLAEMATIAGLAPAPSLYAPDKNPEAAIRRRNLVLQRMQEDGVITPEQRQAALQEPLTLKSSLPKRVQVESPYFTSYIQKELPKYVPAKVLASEGLVVETTLNPTWQKVAEEAVAKTLRNQGRWENFKQAAMVAIDPRSGEIKAMVGGKDFGKNQFNRVTQAQRQPGSTFKGFVYATAIASGKSPYDSYEDAPFVVDGYEPKNYSERFRGSMNIRDALTRSINIIAVKVLIDVGFTPTIKLAHDMGIKSELKPTYSLALGSNEVNLLELTSAYGSFATQGLHTEPHGITRILNRQGKVIWSANFKSKRALDSDSAAIMTWMLRNVVEEGTGAAAQLGNRPVAGKTGTSDEARDLWFIGYIPQMVTGVWLGNDDNRPTYGSSGSAAYTWHEFMEKAAEGMPVEKFPKRPKLEGRKGTIKAQSIKPKQVLNRSIDSDDDSEGEKARNSDDSGSSRRRRRRRSYSQEEQQSSDSTPRRRRRDRSEESNSSNSSSESSTPRRRSRRVESDSPPAPRTRRSSSPDNSSGSSGSSSPQPSWRERLRPSN, from the coding sequence ATGAAAATTTTACCATCTAGGGTTAAGGTCAATCAGGCAACTGGCGGTAAACCACTCTATCGTCGCTTATGGTTTTGGGCAGGCTTGGGTATAGGTGGTGGGATAGTTGCCTCGATCTACGGCATCAGTCTAATAGACCGCACGTTGCCAGATCAGGCCGAGTTAAACGCCGTGCTGAGAGAGCAAACACTGACCATCAAAGCTGCTGATGGAACTATATTACAACAACAAGGTGAAGCTACCAGAGAACAGCTCAAGCTAGAACAAATACCAGATAATTTAAAAAAAGCTTTCATTGCCTCAGAAGATAGAAGATTTAGGCAACACAACGGATTTGACCCGCAAGGGATTGTCAGAGCGGGTTTGAATAATTTGCGATCGCAAGGTGTGGTAGAAGGTGGTAGCACCATCACCCAACAGTTAACGCGGATTCTCTTTTTGAAACAAGAACAGACAATCTGGCGCAAACTCAAGGAAGTCCGCCTAGCACAAAAAATGGAGCATGAATTAACCAAAGATCAGATTCTAGAGCGTTACCTGAATCTGGTTTATTTGGGAGGTGGAGCTTATGGTGTGGCAGATGCCGCCTGGGTATACTTTAGTAAATCGCCAGACCAGCTTACCCTTGCGGAAATGGCAACGATCGCCGGATTAGCCCCCGCTCCTAGCTTATACGCCCCAGACAAGAATCCCGAAGCGGCAATCCGGCGAAGAAATCTGGTATTGCAACGGATGCAAGAGGATGGAGTGATTACACCAGAGCAAAGGCAAGCAGCACTCCAAGAACCACTAACCCTTAAAAGCAGTTTACCCAAGCGAGTACAAGTAGAATCACCATACTTTACCAGCTACATTCAAAAAGAATTGCCGAAGTACGTTCCTGCTAAAGTGCTGGCAAGTGAGGGATTAGTTGTGGAAACCACGCTGAACCCGACTTGGCAGAAAGTTGCAGAAGAGGCGGTTGCCAAAACGCTGCGAAATCAGGGGCGCTGGGAGAACTTTAAACAAGCAGCAATGGTTGCCATTGACCCCCGGAGCGGTGAAATTAAGGCAATGGTTGGAGGAAAAGACTTTGGTAAAAACCAGTTTAATCGAGTTACCCAGGCACAACGGCAGCCAGGATCGACATTTAAAGGGTTTGTATATGCCACTGCGATCGCTAGCGGTAAAAGCCCCTATGATAGCTACGAGGATGCACCCTTTGTAGTAGATGGCTACGAACCGAAAAACTATAGTGAAAGATTTCGGGGTTCAATGAATATCCGAGATGCTCTCACCCGCTCTATTAATATTATTGCGGTGAAGGTGTTGATTGATGTCGGATTTACGCCGACGATTAAACTTGCCCATGATATGGGAATAAAATCTGAACTCAAGCCCACCTACTCCTTGGCTCTCGGCTCAAATGAAGTAAATCTACTGGAGTTGACCAGCGCTTATGGCAGTTTTGCAACTCAGGGATTGCACACAGAACCTCATGGTATTACCCGCATCCTCAATCGCCAAGGTAAGGTAATCTGGTCAGCTAATTTCAAATCTAAACGCGCCCTCGACTCTGACAGTGCCGCTATCATGACTTGGATGCTACGTAACGTCGTAGAAGAGGGGACTGGTGCTGCTGCCCAATTAGGTAATAGACCAGTTGCTGGGAAGACTGGCACCTCAGACGAAGCCCGCGATTTGTGGTTTATTGGCTACATTCCCCAGATGGTGACAGGGGTCTGGCTAGGTAATGATGATAACCGCCCCACTTATGGTAGTAGTGGCAGCGCCGCTTACACCTGGCACGAATTTATGGAAAAAGCGGCAGAGGGGATGCCTGTCGAAAAGTTTCCTAAACGTCCCAAGCTAGAAGGCCGCAAAGGTACCATCAAAGCTCAGTCAATCAAGCCCAAACAAGTGCTGAATCGTTCTATTGACTCTGATGATGACTCAGAAGGGGAAAAGGCTAGAAATTCTGATGATAGCGGTTCATCTAGGAGACGTAGAAGGAGGAGGAGCTATTCTCAAGAAGAACAGCAATCAAGCGATTCTACCCCAAGACGGAGAAGGCGCGATCGCAGTGAAGAATCAAATTCTAGTAACTCTTCTTCAGAATCATCTACTCCTCGGCGACGCTCTAGAAGAGTAGAATCTGACTCTCCCCCGGCTCCCAGAACTCGCCGATCTTCCTCTCCCGACAATAGTTCCGGTTCTTCCGGTTCTTCATCGCCACAACCATCCTGGCGCGAGAGACTTAGACCTTCTAATTAA
- a CDS encoding 16S rRNA (cytosine(967)-C(5))-methyltransferase has translation MTNPRQLAFIALRDVHKGAYADVALDRVLQKVNLPDRDRRLVTELVYGSVRRQRTLDTLIDQFAKNKSHQQPQDLRTILHLGFYQLRYQERIPASAAVNTTVQLAKENGFSGLTGFVNGLLRQYLRKAGEQGGRGAGGQRSRGAEEKDSLLVPVPQPPVPSTQAPVLNFDPLQLPENPVERLGILHSFPDWIIQVWLEQLGLTETEQLCEWMNQSPTIDLRINPLCTSIEEVEAALQSVGLLVRRIPDLPQALRFMGNTGSIQKLPGFKEGWWTVQDASAQLVSHLLDPQPGEVVIDVCAAPGGKTTHIAELMADSGKIWACDRTASRLRKLQENSQRLNLQSIQIYTGDSRHSNQFQNTADRVLLDAPCSGLGTMHRHADARWRQTPESVRELSVLQKELLTHTSTFVKAGGVLVYATCTLHPAENEEVISAFLAESPHWQIEPPRGIELAASAYSTPQGWFKVWPHRQDMDGFLMVRLRKTNNSE, from the coding sequence ATGACAAACCCCCGTCAACTAGCTTTTATCGCCCTGCGAGATGTTCATAAGGGGGCTTATGCTGATGTTGCCCTAGATAGAGTACTGCAAAAAGTTAATTTGCCCGATCGCGATCGCCGCTTGGTGACAGAATTGGTTTATGGGAGCGTCAGAAGGCAGCGCACTCTTGATACTCTCATCGATCAATTCGCCAAAAATAAATCTCACCAACAACCACAAGACCTCCGCACCATCTTACACTTGGGTTTCTATCAGCTGCGCTATCAAGAGCGTATTCCCGCCTCTGCTGCTGTTAATACCACCGTCCAACTCGCTAAAGAAAATGGTTTTTCTGGACTAACAGGTTTTGTTAACGGTCTATTACGCCAGTATCTTAGAAAAGCAGGAGAGCAGGGGGGCAGAGGAGCAGGGGGGCAGAGGAGCAGGGGGGCAGAGGAGAAAGATTCTTTGTTAGTTCCAGTTCCCCAGCCCCCAGTCCCCAGTACCCAGGCCCCAGTCCTCAATTTTGATCCCTTACAACTTCCAGAAAACCCAGTGGAACGCTTGGGCATTTTACACAGCTTTCCTGACTGGATTATTCAAGTCTGGTTGGAACAACTAGGTTTGACCGAGACAGAACAACTGTGTGAATGGATGAACCAATCACCAACAATTGACTTGCGTATCAACCCACTTTGCACTTCAATCGAAGAAGTTGAGGCGGCTTTGCAATCTGTTGGTCTTTTGGTAAGACGGATTCCTGATTTACCCCAAGCTTTAAGATTTATGGGTAATACTGGATCAATTCAAAAACTACCTGGTTTTAAAGAAGGTTGGTGGACTGTACAAGATGCTAGCGCCCAATTGGTAAGTCATTTGCTCGACCCCCAACCAGGTGAGGTGGTAATTGATGTCTGTGCTGCACCAGGGGGTAAAACAACCCACATTGCTGAGTTAATGGCAGATAGTGGGAAAATTTGGGCTTGCGATCGCACTGCCTCTCGTCTTCGCAAACTCCAAGAAAATTCTCAACGCTTAAATTTACAATCTATCCAAATTTACACTGGCGACAGCCGCCATTCCAACCAATTTCAAAACACCGCAGACCGCGTATTACTTGATGCTCCATGTTCTGGGTTAGGAACCATGCACCGTCATGCTGATGCTCGTTGGCGACAGACACCAGAATCTGTCCGGGAACTTTCGGTGCTGCAAAAAGAATTATTAACACATACATCAACTTTTGTCAAAGCTGGTGGTGTACTAGTTTATGCCACCTGTACATTGCATCCAGCAGAAAACGAAGAAGTGATTTCGGCATTTTTAGCTGAGTCACCTCATTGGCAAATTGAGCCTCCAAGGGGCATTGAGCTGGCTGCTTCTGCATATAGCACTCCTCAAGGTTGGTTTAAAGTCTGGCCCCACCGCCAGGACATGGATGGCTTTCTTATGGTTCGCTTAAGAAAAACCAATAATTCCGAGTGA
- a CDS encoding ADP-ribosylglycohydrolase family protein, translating into MLLELAIADAYGAGFEYADEMIVNNDLSRYVEHPRFRLIPGSYTDDTQMSIAIAEVIVAQAPWTPQVLADSFVRAFKRDEREGYSRNFYHFLLEIQNGEEFLTKINPDSDKSGGAMRAAPIGIYPTPEKVIEAATIQAAITHNTPDGINAAVAAALMSHYFIYRLGEKRKLGEFLQSYVSGEWAKPWEGKVKSKGWMSVRAAITAVMRNDSMSELLQDCIAFTGDVDTVAAIALAAGSCSEEITQDIPDHLVTGLENGTYGRDYLINLDKQLMSLANKNIS; encoded by the coding sequence ATGCTGCTAGAGTTGGCGATCGCAGATGCCTACGGTGCAGGATTTGAATATGCTGATGAGATGATCGTTAACAACGATTTGAGTCGATACGTCGAACATCCCCGTTTTCGACTCATTCCTGGCAGTTATACTGATGACACCCAGATGAGCATTGCCATTGCGGAAGTGATTGTTGCTCAAGCACCGTGGACACCACAAGTTTTAGCCGATAGCTTTGTTAGAGCTTTTAAACGCGATGAGAGAGAAGGTTATTCTCGAAACTTCTACCATTTTCTGCTAGAAATTCAGAATGGGGAAGAATTTTTAACCAAAATTAACCCTGATAGTGATAAAAGCGGGGGTGCAATGCGTGCAGCACCCATTGGCATCTATCCCACACCAGAAAAAGTCATTGAGGCGGCAACAATTCAAGCGGCAATTACCCACAATACACCCGATGGAATCAATGCTGCTGTTGCCGCTGCTTTGATGTCACATTATTTTATTTACCGACTGGGAGAAAAACGCAAATTAGGAGAGTTTCTCCAAAGTTATGTATCTGGGGAATGGGCTAAACCTTGGGAAGGTAAAGTCAAGTCTAAAGGTTGGATGAGTGTCAGAGCCGCAATTACTGCCGTGATGAGAAATGACAGCATGAGCGAACTTTTACAAGATTGTATCGCTTTTACAGGAGATGTGGATACAGTAGCTGCGATCGCCCTGGCTGCTGGTTCTTGTAGCGAAGAAATTACACAAGACATTCCCGATCATCTTGTCACAGGCTTAGAGAATGGAACTTACGGTAGAGATTACCTCATCAACTTGGATAAGCAGCTGATGAGTTTGGCAAACAAAAATATCAGCTAA
- a CDS encoding phosphatase PAP2 family protein: MEKANKESQSPLSFLKNLLIARWRSLLILLIGVYLPLQVFEILTVKIWENQAGFPWDVPILLAVHSTANPQLDVFAVTLAIIGLPWMAIPILGAIALILLLQKRWRSLAYLLTASLGSVIINRTAKELMHRVRPQLWQSIAPESSFAFPSGHAMTSVTLVAILLFLTWASSWRWLVLIFGSLYIIAIAWCRLYLGVHFPSDILAGWMVTLAWTIGVSIIIKPYITKVKSVDSELPKDETTLLPEEKELINEE, translated from the coding sequence ATGGAAAAAGCCAATAAGGAGAGTCAGTCACCGCTTTCTTTTCTCAAAAATCTGTTGATTGCTCGTTGGCGATCGCTCTTAATCCTGTTGATCGGAGTTTATTTACCTTTGCAGGTCTTTGAAATTCTGACAGTGAAGATATGGGAGAATCAAGCAGGCTTCCCGTGGGATGTGCCTATTCTGTTAGCAGTTCATTCTACAGCAAACCCACAGCTTGATGTTTTCGCAGTGACGCTGGCTATCATTGGGTTGCCTTGGATGGCGATACCGATTTTGGGTGCGATCGCACTAATATTACTACTACAAAAACGCTGGCGATCGCTAGCTTATTTGCTCACCGCCTCACTGGGAAGTGTGATTATCAACCGCACAGCCAAGGAATTAATGCATCGAGTTCGTCCACAATTGTGGCAGTCCATTGCGCCTGAGTCTAGTTTTGCATTTCCCAGTGGCCATGCTATGACGAGTGTAACTTTGGTAGCAATTTTGCTATTCTTAACTTGGGCTAGCTCTTGGCGCTGGTTGGTTCTTATCTTCGGCAGCTTATACATAATAGCAATTGCCTGGTGTCGTCTCTATCTGGGGGTACATTTTCCCAGTGACATTCTCGCAGGTTGGATGGTTACATTAGCTTGGACAATTGGTGTCAGTATAATTATCAAACCGTATATAACTAAAGTCAAATCCGTAGATAGCGAACTCCCCAAAGATGAAACTACCTTACTCCCTGAAGAAAAAGAGTTGATCAATGAGGAGTGA
- a CDS encoding NUDIX hydrolase: protein MPLGRELPQLLKQRLFYKGRKFDFEVNRLRLPNKSEGEWECIRHPGGALAVPVTPEGKLILVRQYRFAIQGRILEFPAGTLEANEEPLETIQREIEEETGYSAQKWDKLGEFFLAPGYSDEIIYAFLARDLEKLETPPAQDGDEDIETVFLTPEELEKAILEGEPVDAKSIASFFLARPFLV, encoded by the coding sequence ATGCCATTAGGTAGAGAATTACCACAACTGCTGAAACAACGCTTGTTTTATAAAGGACGCAAGTTTGATTTTGAAGTTAATCGCTTGCGTTTGCCTAATAAATCAGAGGGGGAATGGGAATGTATTCGTCACCCTGGTGGTGCCCTAGCTGTGCCGGTGACACCAGAGGGCAAGCTTATACTGGTGCGCCAGTATCGTTTTGCAATTCAGGGACGGATATTAGAATTTCCGGCAGGAACTTTGGAAGCAAATGAAGAACCTTTAGAGACAATACAGCGCGAAATCGAAGAAGAAACAGGCTATAGTGCCCAAAAATGGGACAAATTAGGCGAATTTTTCCTAGCGCCTGGTTATTCTGATGAGATTATCTATGCTTTTCTGGCGCGAGATTTGGAAAAGCTAGAGACACCACCAGCACAAGATGGAGACGAGGATATCGAAACTGTGTTTTTGACTCCCGAAGAATTAGAGAAAGCTATTCTGGAGGGAGAACCAGTAGATGCTAAATCAATTGCTAGCTTTTTTCTAGCGCGTCCGTTTTTAGTTTAA
- a CDS encoding redoxin family protein encodes MVANRRGQRVPNVTFHTRKDNQWVDVTTDQLFANKTVVVFSLPGAYTPTCSSTHLPGYNELAGIFKENGVDDIICISVNDAFVMNEWSKDQEAENITLIPDGNGEFTEGMGMLVDKSDLGFGKRSWRYSMLVRDGVINQMFIEPDEPGDPFKVSDAETMLRYINPQAVKPEVVSLFAKVGCPFCARAKAMLKEHGINYEEITLGKDITTRSLRAVTGATTVPQVFIDGKLIGGSEALEAYFAAK; translated from the coding sequence ATGGTAGCGAATCGTCGAGGACAAAGAGTTCCCAATGTCACTTTTCATACTCGTAAGGACAACCAGTGGGTTGATGTGACAACCGATCAATTGTTTGCTAATAAGACAGTGGTTGTCTTCTCCTTACCAGGTGCTTATACTCCAACTTGTTCATCCACTCATCTTCCTGGTTATAACGAGTTGGCTGGGATTTTCAAAGAAAATGGTGTCGATGACATTATCTGTATTTCTGTCAATGATGCCTTTGTCATGAACGAATGGTCAAAGGATCAAGAAGCAGAAAATATTACACTAATTCCCGATGGCAATGGTGAATTTACTGAAGGCATGGGAATGCTGGTAGATAAATCAGACTTGGGTTTTGGTAAGCGATCGTGGCGTTACTCGATGCTGGTAAGAGATGGTGTCATTAACCAAATGTTTATTGAGCCAGACGAGCCAGGAGATCCCTTTAAGGTATCCGATGCTGAAACAATGCTTAGATACATCAACCCCCAAGCAGTGAAGCCCGAAGTAGTTTCTCTGTTTGCAAAAGTGGGTTGTCCCTTCTGTGCCCGTGCTAAAGCAATGCTCAAGGAACATGGCATTAACTACGAAGAAATTACTTTGGGTAAGGATATCACCACACGCTCGTTACGAGCTGTTACAGGGGCGACAACAGTTCCCCAAGTCTTTATCGATGGTAAATTAATTGGTGGTTCTGAGGCATTAGAAGCCTATTTCGCTGCTAAATAG
- the folK gene encoding 2-amino-4-hydroxy-6-hydroxymethyldihydropteridine diphosphokinase codes for MPTVNYAEAEPRRSAVALGSNIGDSQTILEAAIKTLAQTPGILLEAQSRWYQTKAVGPPQPDYLNGCVTLQVEMLPQQLLEILLGIEQQFGRVRQERWGPRTLDLDLLLFDDFIVDTPNLQIPHPRMRDRAFVLVPLAEIAPDWIEPVSGCVIKELLKEVDCSDVYLSMGN; via the coding sequence ATGCCCACGGTGAACTACGCCGAAGCAGAGCCAAGAAGAAGCGCCGTTGCCCTTGGTAGTAATATCGGCGATTCCCAGACAATTTTAGAAGCAGCTATAAAAACTTTAGCCCAAACGCCAGGTATTCTCTTAGAAGCTCAATCCAGGTGGTACCAAACCAAAGCTGTGGGGCCACCACAGCCAGATTATCTAAATGGCTGCGTGACATTGCAGGTAGAGATGCTACCCCAGCAGTTATTAGAAATTTTGTTAGGAATTGAACAACAATTTGGGCGTGTGCGTCAAGAACGGTGGGGGCCACGAACTCTAGATTTGGATTTGTTATTATTTGATGACTTTATTGTAGATACACCAAATCTCCAGATTCCCCACCCACGAATGCGGGATCGGGCCTTCGTGTTAGTACCACTGGCAGAAATTGCCCCCGATTGGATAGAACCAGTATCCGGGTGTGTTATTAAAGAACTGCTGAAAGAGGTAGACTGTTCTGATGTATATTTATCGATGGGCAATTAA
- a CDS encoding SDR family oxidoreductase, producing the protein MNVAIIGCGYVGYQVAQYWQQKMNFVVSTTTTSPERVPALQSVSQRVFVTSGNDLDSLKSVLHNQDVVLLSVGAKGAEVYEETYLQTAQNLVSCLQQNPSVKQLIYTGSYAVYGDRNGVWVDEETPLAPANLNAQILRKTEDILLSASSENLRVCIFRLGGIYGPGRELLKIFSRYSGTNRPGGEDITNWIHLDDIVGAIEFARNRRLQGIYNLVDDAHLTSRDLLDSLFEKHNLPKVIWDTTVKSTRPYNAWVSNEKLKEAGYQLIHPQMIF; encoded by the coding sequence ATGAATGTTGCAATCATTGGTTGTGGTTATGTTGGTTATCAGGTTGCTCAATATTGGCAGCAAAAAATGAATTTTGTTGTCAGTACAACCACAACTTCTCCTGAGCGTGTCCCTGCACTACAATCGGTATCCCAAAGAGTTTTCGTTACCTCCGGCAATGACCTGGATAGTCTAAAATCAGTTTTGCACAATCAAGATGTTGTACTTTTGAGCGTTGGTGCAAAAGGTGCGGAAGTTTATGAAGAGACTTATCTACAAACTGCCCAAAATTTAGTTTCATGTTTACAGCAAAATCCGAGTGTAAAACAATTAATATACACAGGGAGCTATGCAGTATATGGTGACAGAAATGGTGTATGGGTAGATGAAGAAACACCACTTGCGCCAGCTAATTTAAATGCCCAAATTCTCCGGAAAACAGAAGATATTTTGCTATCAGCATCTAGCGAAAATCTCCGTGTTTGTATATTCCGCTTAGGAGGAATTTATGGCCCTGGTAGAGAACTGTTGAAAATATTTAGTAGATATTCTGGTACAAACCGTCCAGGCGGTGAGGATATCACAAATTGGATTCATCTAGATGATATTGTTGGTGCGATAGAATTTGCCCGTAACCGTCGTTTACAAGGAATTTACAATCTGGTAGATGATGCACATCTCACCAGCCGAGACTTGCTAGATAGTCTATTTGAAAAACATAATTTACCCAAAGTTATATGGGATACTACTGTCAAAAGTACCCGCCCATATAATGCTTGGGTATCGAATGAAAAGCTGAAAGAGGCAGGATATCAGTTAATCCACCCACAGATGATTTTTTAG
- a CDS encoding TerB family tellurite resistance protein: MVTPSNVKNLVKILIGAAWIDGRIQPEERQYLREIAQAKGLANDPEIKPWLYELVPVQPKECYDWVREYLGDRPSLEDCENLIEAISGLIYSDGEVAVEEARLLTELQDIAKPNDSTQPIQTKLLKQIQKLYRRWVDVQT, encoded by the coding sequence ATGGTTACCCCTTCCAATGTCAAAAACTTAGTTAAAATCCTGATTGGAGCAGCCTGGATTGATGGCAGAATCCAGCCAGAAGAACGGCAATATCTCCGCGAAATAGCTCAAGCGAAAGGTTTGGCTAACGATCCAGAAATTAAGCCTTGGCTATACGAATTAGTTCCTGTACAGCCAAAAGAATGTTATGACTGGGTGCGGGAGTATTTAGGCGATCGCCCCAGCCTTGAAGATTGTGAAAATCTGATTGAAGCCATCAGTGGCTTAATTTATAGCGATGGCGAAGTTGCCGTCGAAGAAGCTAGACTCTTGACGGAATTGCAAGATATCGCGAAGCCAAATGATTCAACTCAACCGATTCAGACTAAACTTCTCAAACAAATTCAAAAGCTTTACCGTCGTTGGGTTGACGTACAAACCTAA
- the psb35 gene encoding photosystem II assembly protein Psb35 yields MHILMQAADSVATGGGHFPFAFTLVYVVGFIAAVSIGSIAWYNSKRPAGWESKERPDFVPKVDKEETPGVGEPKS; encoded by the coding sequence ATGCATATATTGATGCAGGCAGCAGATTCAGTCGCAACAGGTGGTGGTCATTTTCCCTTTGCTTTCACCTTGGTGTATGTCGTTGGTTTTATTGCTGCTGTAAGCATTGGTTCAATAGCTTGGTACAACTCGAAACGCCCCGCAGGTTGGGAAAGCAAAGAGCGTCCTGATTTTGTGCCTAAAGTTGATAAAGAAGAAACTCCGGGTGTGGGGGAACCGAAGTCATAA
- a CDS encoding alpha/beta fold hydrolase — protein sequence MQPSAVTNTTNLTASPSQFYTWQNYRCTYEIHQPTNTTSEGIPLLLIHPIGVGLSRQFWQRFCHEWYNSGQRNSIYNPDLLGCGESDMPHLAYTPSDWAEQLQYFLQTVVRQPVIVVVQGALLPVAIALVQKESNLISRLVLSGPPTWALMTNKPPEWQQKFIWNVLDSPLGIPFYRYARTPKFLRSFSTRQLFASESAVDAEWLNTLVAGAENPASRHAVFSFLAGFWRQDYTNFMASIQQPTLAVVGETASSISQNNKKETPDDRLANYLACFPQSRGIKINGRNVLPYESTAEFVAAIAPFINEVS from the coding sequence ATGCAACCATCTGCTGTAACTAACACAACTAATTTGACAGCATCTCCTAGCCAGTTTTACACTTGGCAGAATTATCGTTGCACCTACGAAATTCATCAACCAACTAACACAACATCTGAGGGTATTCCCTTACTGTTGATTCATCCTATTGGTGTCGGATTATCAAGGCAATTTTGGCAGCGATTTTGTCATGAATGGTATAATTCAGGTCAGCGTAATTCAATTTACAATCCTGATTTACTAGGATGTGGCGAAAGTGATATGCCTCATCTGGCTTATACTCCTAGTGATTGGGCAGAACAGTTGCAGTACTTTCTACAAACAGTAGTACGGCAACCTGTCATTGTAGTTGTACAAGGGGCATTATTACCAGTTGCGATCGCATTAGTCCAAAAGGAATCAAACTTAATTTCCAGGCTTGTACTTTCTGGACCTCCAACGTGGGCTTTGATGACAAATAAACCACCAGAATGGCAGCAAAAATTTATTTGGAATGTGTTAGATTCCCCTTTAGGGATTCCTTTTTATCGCTATGCACGCACTCCTAAATTTTTACGTTCTTTCTCAACTCGCCAACTATTTGCTTCTGAGAGTGCTGTAGATGCAGAGTGGTTAAATACATTAGTTGCAGGTGCAGAAAATCCTGCTAGTCGTCATGCAGTGTTTTCTTTTTTAGCAGGGTTTTGGCGACAGGATTATACTAATTTTATGGCCTCGATTCAGCAACCAACATTAGCGGTAGTCGGGGAAACTGCATCGAGTATTAGCCAAAATAATAAAAAAGAAACGCCAGATGATCGCTTGGCTAACTACCTCGCCTGTTTTCCTCAAAGTAGAGGTATAAAAATAAATGGGCGTAATGTTTTGCCTTATGAATCCACTGCTGAATTTGTAGCAGCGATCGCACCATTTATCAATGAAGTCTCTTAG
- a CDS encoding prohibitin family protein: protein MIKNKTFNSAGKLTALLFLITLFLTPCVIVNAGERGVLMKFGEVQNQILGEGLHLIIPVVNTVKKLSIRVQKQEISAEASSKDLQNVFADVALNWHIIPQEANVIFQEIGDEQAVVMRIINPAVEEVLKAVIAKYTAEEIITKRGEVKGAVDDALSTRLGNYHVAVDDISLVHVHFSERFGEAVEAKQIAEQEAKRAEFIALRATKEAEAKVNLAKGEAEAHRLLRDGLTPEILQRQAIEKWNGKLPLIVNKEAPKLLNLSEFLKFD from the coding sequence ATGATAAAAAATAAAACTTTTAACAGTGCAGGTAAACTGACTGCTCTTTTGTTCCTGATAACTCTCTTTCTTACGCCTTGTGTAATTGTAAATGCAGGAGAACGTGGCGTATTGATGAAATTTGGCGAAGTGCAAAACCAGATATTAGGAGAAGGACTTCACTTAATTATTCCTGTAGTCAATACTGTGAAAAAGTTGAGTATTCGAGTCCAAAAGCAGGAAATCTCGGCTGAAGCTTCTTCCAAGGATTTACAAAATGTTTTCGCCGATGTAGCTCTCAATTGGCATATTATTCCCCAGGAAGCAAATGTCATTTTTCAAGAAATTGGAGATGAACAAGCTGTAGTCATGCGGATTATTAACCCAGCCGTTGAAGAAGTATTAAAAGCAGTAATAGCAAAGTATACTGCTGAAGAAATTATTACTAAGCGAGGAGAAGTCAAAGGTGCAGTAGATGATGCGTTGTCTACACGGCTAGGTAACTATCACGTTGCAGTTGATGATATCTCTCTAGTTCATGTCCATTTTTCAGAACGATTTGGTGAGGCGGTAGAGGCGAAGCAGATTGCTGAACAAGAAGCAAAACGAGCAGAGTTTATCGCACTCAGAGCCACAAAAGAGGCTGAAGCAAAAGTTAATTTAGCCAAAGGAGAGGCTGAAGCACATAGATTATTACGTGATGGTTTAACTCCAGAAATCCTACAAAGGCAAGCAATAGAGAAATGGAATGGTAAGCTACCATTAATTGTAAACAAGGAGGCTCCAAAGCTATTGAATTTAAGTGAATTTTTAAAATTTGATTAA